One Capra hircus breed San Clemente chromosome 29, ASM170441v1, whole genome shotgun sequence genomic region harbors:
- the LOC102187376 gene encoding olfactory receptor 6M1-like, with the protein MDVQNQTTVTEFILTAFPALQRLQIFLFVILLFTYLLTLTGNGVIISLIWADSRLQTPMYFFLSNLSFLDILFTSSVTPKLLSFLLKDRKTISLAGCISQTYFFFFLGTVEFILLVVMSFDRYVAICNPLRYTIVMNSRLCLLLVLGCWVGAFLSVLCPVILLSRLPFCHKEIHHFFCDIAPLLQVACIDTHFLEMISFLLSSLILLTSLVITTVSYTYIISTILRIPSAQGRQKAFSTCASHITVVSIAYGSNIFMYVRPSQSHSLEFDKVTAVLTIMGTPLLNPFIYSLRNEKVKEVLRDAINKIASLLHRKP; encoded by the coding sequence ATGGATGTGCAGAATCAGACCACGGTGACCGAGTTCATCCTGACTGCCTTCCCTGCTCTCCAGAGGCTTCAGATCTTCCTCTTTGTGATCCTCTTGTTTACGTACCTGCTCACTCTAACTGGAAATGGTGTCATCATTTCCCTAATATGGGCTGATAGTCGCCTCCAAACCCcaatgtacttcttcctcagtAATTTGTCGTTTTTGGACATTTTATTCACTAGCTCAGTTACCCCAAAACTATTATCCTTTCTCCTCAAGGACAGGAAGACCATATCTCTTGCAGGCTGCATCAGCCAAACATACTTCTTCTTCTTCCTGGGGACCGTGGAGTTCATCCTGCTGGTGGTGATGTCCtttgaccgctatgtggccatctgtaacCCCCTGCGCTACACCATCGTCATGAACAGCAGGCTGTGTCTCCTGCTGGTTCTGGGCTGCTGGGTGGGGGCCTTCCTGTCGGTGCTCTGCCCGGTCATTCTGCTGTCCAGGCTGCCCTTCTGCCATAAGGAGATTCATCACTTCTTCTGTGACATCGCCCCTCTGCTGCAGGTGGCCTGCATAGACACTCATTTCCTTGAGATGATAAGCTTCCTCTTGTCTTCTCTCATCCTCCTCACCTCGCTGGTGATCACCACCGTGTCCTATACCTACATCATCTCGACCATCCTGCGCATCCCCTCGGCCCAAGGGCGTCAGAAAGCCTTTTCCACCTGCGCTTCTCACATCACTGTCGTTTCTATTGCCTACGGGAGCAACATCTTCATGTATGTGAGACCCAGCCAGAGTCATTCCCTGGAATTTGACAAAGTGACTGCTGTCCTCACCATAATGGGGACCCCTCTCCTGAACCCCTTCATTTATAGTCTAAGGAATGAAAAGGTAAAGGAAGTTTTGAGAGATGCAATCAACAAAATTGCGTCCTTATTGCACAGGAAACCTTGA